The DNA segment GGGCTTCGTCGACGGCACGGCGAACCCCATCGGTGCCGACCTGCCCGAAGCATCCCTCATCGGCGACGAGGACCCCGACTTCGCGGGCGGCAGCTACGTCGTCGTGCAGAAGTACCTCCACGACCTCGATGCGTGGGCGAAGCTCACGACCGAGGAGCAGGAGGCCGTCATCGGCCGCACGAAAGCCGACAACGTCGAGCTCGACGACGGGCCGGGCCCGCAGTTCGCCCACAAGACGCTCGCGACGATCACCGACGCCGACGGCACCGAGTTCGACATCCTGCGCGACAACATGCCGTTCGGCAGGCCCGGACAGGGCGAGTTCGGCACCTACTTCATCGGCTACTCACGTCGGCTCTGGGTCATCCAGCTCATGATCAAACGCATGTTCGTGGGCGACCCGCCCGGCTACTACGACCGCATCCTCGACGTCTCGCACGCCGTCACGGGCACGACGTTCTTCGTGCCGAGCAATCCCGTCCTGCAGGCACTCGGCGACGACGAAGTCGTCGCCGCCACGGAGCATCCGGATGTCTCGCCCGACGCGCCTGCCGTCGGCGCATCCCTCGGAATCGGGTCGCTGCGCGACCGCGCGCCACGGAAGGAACCGCAACCATGACCGACCACCTGCTGCGCCGCCTCGCGCCCATCACGAGCGACGCCTGGGACCTCCTCGACGACGAGGCGAAGGACCGCCTGCCCGTCGCCCTGGGCGCCCGCAAGCTCGTCGACTTCGTCGGGCCGAAGGGGTGGGAGCATTCGGCGACGAACCTCGGCCGCGTGGGCCCCGTCGTCTCGGCGCCCGCCGACCGGGTCATCGCCCGCGCCCGCAGGGTGCTGCCGCTCGCGGAGGTGCGGGCCGACTTCACGCTCGTGCGCGAAGAGCTCGTCGACGCGAGCCGCGGCGCCGCCGACGTCGACCTCGGCCCCCTCGACGACGCCGCGCACGCGATCGCCGCCGTCGAGAACGCCGCCGTGTTCGCCGGGTGGGAGGAGCTCGGCATCGTCGGCATCGTGCCGTCGTCGCCGCACGCCCCCATCCGCCACGACGCGGGCACGTCGAGCTACGACGACCTCGTGGCGTCCGCGATCGCGACCCTCAAGCACTCGGGCATCGGCGGGCCGTACGCGCTCGCGCTCGGCCCCGACGACTGGACCGCCGTCGTCGAGGCGAACGAGGCGGGCGGCTACCCGCTCATCCGACACTTGCGCGACCTGCTCGGCGGGCCGATCGAGTGGGTGCCCGGGCTCGAGGGCGGCGTCGTCCTGAGCCAGCGCGGCGGCGACTACGTGCTCGAGGTCGGCGAGGACCTCTCGATCGGGTATGCGAGCCACACCGCGGAGACCGTCGACCTGTACTTCGAGGAGAGCTTCAGCTTCCGCGTGGCGACGCCCGAAGCGGCGGTCGCGATCTTCCTCGTGTGACGGGGGGATTACTCCGCGGCTGCGCGACGACGGCGCACGACGCCGGCGCCGACGAGCGCGAAGCCCGCGACGAGCGCCGCGAGGCCGACGAGGCCCTGCGTGCCTTCGAAGCCCGTCTCGGCGAGCTCGTCCTTCGCGGCCTCGGTCTCGACCGCGGCGGTCTCACCGGTCGCGGCGGGCTGGTCCTGCGGAGCCGCCGACACGGGAACATCGGCGCCGAACGTGTACGCGCAGCCGTCGACCGAGATCGACGAGATCGTGCCGTCGCCCGTGATGCCCGAACCCAGCGAGTAGCCGAACGCGAGGACCTGCGCGTTCTCGTACGCTGCGGTCCACTCGGCGAACGAGCCCTGGTTGGGGTAGCCGCCGCCGCCGGGCGCGTGCGGTGCCGCCGGGATCGAGACCCACGTGCCGCCGGCCGGCACCGAGAGCCAGATGTTGCCGCTGTAGACGGGCTCGATCACGAGCGTGCCGTCGGCGGTGCCGTCGCCGTCGAGGTCGACGACGAGCTGTCCGCCGGGTGCCGGGGTCGTGCCGGTCCAGTCGAGGGCGAAGTCGGTCGCGTTCGCGAGCGGCATCGCCGGGGTGAGCTCGTAGTACCCCGCGGCCTTGCGGTGACCGGTCGCGTCGGTCCACACGTGAAGGAGGTCGTCGCCCTCCTGCTCGACGATCTCGTTGTGGCCGGTGCCGTCTTCCGACGTCGAGGAGAGATCCCAGTCGGCGAGGGTCGTGTAGACCTCGCACCCGGTCTCTTCGGCGTTGGCGGGGGCGGCGACGACGCCGGCGAGGGCGACGCCGCCCACGAGACCGGCGGCGGCGAACCGGGTGGCGATCTTCTTCAACATGACTCCTGAGTGAAGGGGGTCGACGCGTGGCGGATCCACGCGCCGTCGGCAGAGGTGACCGGCCTTCGCTGGGCTCGCGAAGGCCGGTCGGGGTTCGATGCTTCCGCATCGATCGGGTTCCTATGAACCTAGACGGACGGCGGGCCCCGAGAACGCCGGGACCGGTTCCAGACCTGGCCCCAATACGGGGCACGCGCTCCGTGTTCCGCGGAATTCCGCGGCGCACGAGGCATCCGATTTCGACCTGTTGCGAATAGAACGAACACTTCCGCACCCTGTGGCGCCGCTATCGAGTCGCCTGGAGTTCACCCGGAGCGGGCCCCGGGCGCCGCTCGTCGCCCTACGCTGGGAGGCATGCTGGTGATCAGCTACAACCTCCGCAAACACCGCGCGATCAGTGAGCTCGCGGCGCTCGACGAGCGCCACGAGCCCGACGTGCTGTGCCTGCAGGAGTGCGACACGACCGACCTCGCCGAGCACGTCGGCCGGCTGCAGCTCGCGCACTCGACGACCGGCAATCGCCTCGGCCTCGCGATGTACTACCGCGCCGACCGGTACGAGCCTCGTGACATCAAGGCGTTCGCGCTCAAGAAGTCGCTCCACGATCGCGTGCTGCGCCCCGCGCACGAGCGCCTCCTCGGCGCGCGCCTCATCGACCTCCAGCACGACCGGCGCGAGTTCATCGTCGCGTCCTTCCACGCGGCCCCGCTCACGGCGCTCAACTCGCTCCGCCGCCACCAGATCAGGTCGGCGCTCGGCGAGCTGCAGTTCCTCGGACCGGGCCTTCCGACCCTCATGGTCGGCGACTACAACTACCCCGTGTTCAAGACGAACCTCGCCGAGAAGGTCCAGGCCGCGGGCTATGAGCTGACCCTCAGCGACAGCCGCACCTACACGCGGTACAAGTTCTTCCGCGGGCACTTCGACCTCGCCACGAGCGCCGGCCTCGACATGCGGAGCGTGCGCACGCTCCCGCGCGGGTCGAGCGACCACCTGCCGATCCTCGTCGACGCGCACTACCACCAAGACCATCTGCTGCCGGTGCCCGAGGGCATCGACGCGGTCATCTGAGCGCGGTCAGCGCCCGAGCAGGTCGTTGAGCCACCCCGGCCCGGCGACGCGCACGTCGCTCGGGAGCCGGGCGCGAAGGCCGCGGTCGGCGGTCACGACGAGCAGATCGGCACCGGATCTCTCGGGCGATCCGGATGTCTCGGGCGATCCGGATGTCTCGGCGCGCACCCGCTCGACGATCGCCGTGTCTCCGTCTGCGGCCGCGCGGACGACCTCGAACCGATCGGGATCGACGCCGTCCGGAGCATCCGCCCGCTTCGCCTGCCCTTCGACGACGGCGACGATCCGCGCGATCTCCACGTCCTCGCCATCGGGCCCGGCGACCGTCCGCCCGACGAAGGATGCGAGCCGTGCGAGCAGCCGTTCGGCAGCGCCGGCCCGGTCGCGCCACCACCCGTCGGGACGAGATCCGACGACGTTCGCGACGTCGACGACGAGGATCACGGCTGGTTCCGGCATCGACGGATGGTAGCAATCATTGTGCTCGGCCCGCTCTCGCGGCATTCTGAGTCCATGAGCGACCGTGCGGAGTTCTTGGACTGGTTGAACGGCGAATACACCGAAGGCGAGCGGGCCCTCTTCAACGGCGACGACGGGCCGCGCCGCAACACGTGGGCGCGATCGGAGCCCGTGAGCGTCCTCGGAGCGTGGCGGAACGCCGTCGGCCGCGAGGACCTCATCGAGGCGTTCGTCGATCTCGCGCAGAGTTTCTCGGACTGTACCGAGTACGGCCTCGACCTCATCTCGCTCGACGTCGTCGGCGACCTCGCCTACACGGTCGGGTACGAGCGCGTGTCGACGTCGGTCGACGGCAAGCCGCGCACGTTCACGCTGCGGTCGACGCAGGTGTACCGGCGCGACGCCGACGGCTGGCGCGTCGTGCACCGGCACGCCGACAGCGTGCCGTCGCCCGCCGAGTAGCGTTCGAGCGCGCCGCGCTCAGTAGTCCACGTGCTTCTCCTGGAGCACGTGGAGCTTGTCCTCGTCGTCCTGCCACGCCTGCAGCGCGTCGGTGAGCTGGCGGGCCAGCCAGTCGGCGTCTGCCTCGTCGGCGAACCCGCCGGAAAGCTGGGTCAGCCGTTCGGTCGCGGTGCCACGCAGATCGTCCATCGTCACCCTCCCCGTTTCGAGGGTCATCCTGCCATTCGCACGCGCGCGCGTCGATGCCTCGGTGCGGATGCCTCGGTGCGGATCCCTCGGTGCGGATCTCCGTGCTGCGCACGGATGTGCACGCTCGGCGGCAGGAGCACGCTGATCTTCGTCATCGAGTACACGGACGAAGGAGATCGAGATGACCGCAACCACGACGATCACGCGCACCGATGCGGATCGCGAACTGAAGGCCCGCCACCGCAGCATGTGGGCGTCGGGCGACTACCCGACGCTCGCGAGCGACCTCATCTGGTCGCTCGGGTCGCGTCTCGTCGAGGCGACGGGAGTGCAGGCGGGCGACCGCGTGCTCGACGTCGCCGCGGGCAGCGGCAATGCCGCGATCCCAGCGGCGCTCCGCGGCGCGGACGTCGTCGCGAGCGACCTCGCGCCCGAACTGTTCGCAGCGGGGCGTGCGCGCGCAGGCGAGGCGGGAGCCCGACTCGAGTGGCGCGAGGCCGACGCCGAGGACCTGCCGTTCGAGGACGCCGCGTTCGACGCCGCGGTCTCGTGCGTCGGCATGATGTTCGCGCCGCACCACGAGCGGTCGGCGGCGGAGCTCGTGCGCGTCGTGCGCCCGGGCGGTCGGTTCGGCGTCTTGAGCTGGACGCCCGAGGGGTTCATCGGGCGGATGTTCCGCACGATGAAGCCGTACGCGCCGCCGCTTCCCGAGGGCGCGCAGCCCGCGCCCCTGTGGGGCGACGAGTCGCACGTGCGGGGCCTTCTCGGCGACGCGGTCGACGATGTCGTCGCCGTCCGAGAGACGATTGCGATCGACCGGTTCGGGTCGGGGGCGGAGTTCCGCGACTACTTCAAGACGCACTACGGGCCGACGATCGCCGTCTACACACGGATCGCCGACGACCCGGCGGCCGTCGCAGAACTCGACGACGCCCTCGCCGATCTCGGCGACGAGGCGCTCGGCGACGACGGCCGCGCCATGCACTGGCAATACCTGCTCGTGACCGCGACGAAGCGGTGACGACGACCGATGGGAACCACGACCATGTCACTCTCGGGAACCTACGAAATCCTGCTCCTCCGCGACGCCGACGAAGTGCGCTTCGCGCAGAACGTCGAACGGCGCAGGCTCGCCCTCGAGCGCGAGGCGTTCGACCGGCAGGCGGATGCCTCGCGGCAGGCGCCGACCCCGGGACATCCGGTTCGCGTCTCACGCGCCGCCCGCTGGGCGGCCGTCAGGAGACTCCTGCGAGGCACGCGCCCGGCGCTCTGACCCTGGTGCCGCCCGACCGCGTCGGCCCTAGACTCTGCAGCGTGTCGGACACCTCGCTGACACCACGCGAACGCGCGGTCCTCGCCGCCGTCGAGCGGCGCCTGACCAACCCCGAGATCGCCCGGGAGTTGTTCATCTCGGTGCGCACGGTCGAGAGCCATATCGCCGCGCTCCGCCGGAAGCTCGACGCCGAGACCCGCGCCGACCTCATCGCCGCGGGCGCCGAACGCCACGAGTCGTCGGTGCGCGTGCCCGAGAACGCGTTCGTCGGTCGCGCCGCCGACCTGCGCGCGCTCGGCGACGCCGTCGACGCCCGGCATTGGGTGACGGTGACCGGACCGGGAGGCGTCGGCAAGACGCGGCTCGCACTCGAGTTCGCCCGCGCGGGCGAGCGCATCCCCGTCGCCGTCGAGCTCGAGCACGCCGAGCCGGGTGACGTCGTCGCGCGCATCTCGCGCGCCCTCGACCTCGAGTCCGCACCAGGCACAGACGCGGCCGCGGCCGTCGCGATGTCGCTCGCCGCACACCCCTACCTGCTCGTGCTCGACAACATCGACCGGGTCGGCGCCGCCGTCGGCGCCCTCGTCGCGCGCGCCGCGACCGCCGCCCCGGACCTCCGCGTCCTGACGACGTCGCGCACGCCCGTCGGCGACCCCGCCGAGCACGTCCTCGCCCTCTCACCCCTCGGGACGGTCGGCGACGACGCGCCCGCCGTCGCGATGTTCTTCGACCGGCTGTCCGCGGGCGGCTTCTCACCTGCACGCACGGCGACCGACCGCGCCCATGCCGCCCACATCTGCGACCGGCTCGACGGGCTGCCGCTCGCGATCGAGCTCGCGGCATCCGTCGCCCGACACCTCACGCTCGCCGAACTCGCCGACCGGCTCGACCGCGACTTCGCGACCCTCGACCGGGCGACCCCGAGGGCCGGCACCGCACGGTCGAGACCGCGTTCGAGTGGAGCTGGGACCTCTTGAGCACCGACGAGCAGGATGTCCTGCGGCGGCTCGCCGCCCTCCCGCGCACCTTCGACATGGACCTCGCATGCGCCGTCACCCGGCCGGGTGCCGAGGGCATCGTGCTGCGCCTCCTCGACCGCTCCCTCATCGTGCCCGTCGCGGGCACCGAGCCGAGTCGGTTCCGGCTGCTCGCGGTCGTGCGCGACGTCGTGCGGGCCCGCACCGACGAGGACGTCGTGCGCGACGTGCTCGAACGCCACGCGACCTTCATCGACGGGATCGTCGTGCCGTTCGCCGGCCGCGCGCGGCTCGACGACAGTCTGCAGGCCATGCACGCCTCGGAGATCCTGTGCCCCGAGGTCAACGCGGCGGTGCGATGGGCGACGGCCACGAGGCATCCGCTCGTGCTCTCCCTCGCGACCTCGCTCGGCATCGGCGTCGAGCAGTACGGCTCCGACGTCGACAGCGTCCGCTCGCTCGCGGCCGTCGCGCGCGAACCCGACATCATCGACGACGCGACGCCGCAGCAGCTCCTCGCCCTCGGCACGGCGCTCACCTTCCTCGACATGGACGCCGTCGCCGCCCTCGCCGACCGGGCGCTCGCGATCGCCGTCGACGACCCGTCGCGGCTCGCGGCGCTCCACCTCGCCGGCATGGCAGAGGCCTACCGCGACCACGAGGAGGCGGCGCTCGAACGCCTCGCCGACGCCGAAGTCCTCGCCGAACGGCTCGGCGACCGCTGGCAGCTCGGCGCCGTGCGCCAGATGCGCGGCGTCGCGCTCCGCCGCAGCCATCCCGAGCGCGCGATGGCCGACTTCGCGGCCGCGATGCACGACTACGGGCGCGCGGGCGACGCCATGCACGTCAACAACGCCCGCTACATGATGGCGCTCACGGCCGCCGAGGCGGGACTCGACCTCGACCGGGCGATCGAACTCGCCGCCGAGTGCGTCGACTACGCGCGAGCGGCGCACAACGAGCACGAGCTCGCGCACGCCGCGATGGTGCAGCAGCTCCTCGGACGCGACGACGCCGCGCTCACGCTCGACGAGCTCGGGCACGAGTTCACCCGGTTCGGCGACATGCGCTGCGGCATCCGCACCCTGCTGCTCCGGGCCGATCGCGACGCCCCCGACGACGCGGCGCGCCGCGCGCTCCTGCGCGATGCACTCGACCTCGCGCGGGCGGCACGCGACGAGGCACGCGAAGCGCAGATCCTCGCGCGCCTCGCGGTGCCGGTCTAGCGCGGCTCAGGCGATCGCGGCGACGTACCCGAGGCTCGAGCCGATGCGGTCGGCCGCTTCGATGAGCGCGGCGGCGAGCACCGTCTCGCGCTCGTCGAGGCGCACGGCGCTCGCGGGGCCTGAAAGCGAGATCGCGCCGACGACCGTGCCCGAGGGGTCGCGGACGGGCGTCGCGACGCTCGCGCGCCCGAGGGCGAACTCGTCGACGTCGACGGCGTAGCCGCGCCGCCCGACCTCGGCGACCTCGGCGTTCAGCCGGTCGAGGTCGGTGATCGTGCGGGCCGTGTAGGCGATGAGCTCGCCGAGGAGTTCGGCGCGCTCGGCGACGGCGACCCCGAGCAGGAGGCACTTGCCCATGCTCGTGGCGTGCAGCGGGTCGCGGCGACCGGCGATCGTGTGGTCTCGCGGGGCGTTGACGCCGTCGAAGTTGACGAGGTACATCACGCTGTCGTCGCGGCGGACGGCGACGTTGGCCCCGAGACCGAAGTCGGCCGAGAAGTTCTGCAGCGTCTGGCGAGCGCCGCGGTAGAGCGAGTTCTGGTTGAGCGCGACGCTGCCGAGCGCGATGACGTCGGGGCCGAGGCGGTAGAGCCCCGTCACGGGGTCGCGCTCGACGAGTGCGACCGACTCGAGCGTGCTCAGCAGGCGCGAGGCGGTCGACTGGCCGAGCTGGGTCGCCTTCGCGACGTCGGACACGCGCTGCGGCTGGCCGCCGGCGAACACGTTGAGGACGGCGACGGCCTTCTCGACACTCTGGTTGTTTCCACGCTCGGACGGCATAGCGATCATCCTAGGGCCCAATCTTGCCCAGACGGATCGGGGCATGCGGAATGTGCGACGAATGTGCAAAGAGCGGGCGGCTCAGATCCCGAGGCCACCGACTCCCGGGCCGACGCCGAGGCCGACCCCGCCCTCCGGGCCGACGAACTCGAGCCGAGCCCCGCCGTCGCCGGGCCGCTCGGCGAGCGAACGGTGCACGTCCCACAGCGGACCCGGACGCGAACGCGCGCGCGAGCCGCCGTCGGCGCCCCCGGCCGCCGCGACGACCGCGAGCCCGTCGCGCATGACCGCCGTGGGCTCCCCGTCGGGCCGGTCGGCGTCGCCGCGTTCCCCGAGGGTGACCCGCAGACTCGTGCCGCCGCGGACGGCCATGACGCCTTCGACGATGTCGCCGGCTGCGCCGCCGAACGAGCCCGCGCCCACGAGCTGCAGCCGCACGATCGTGGCCCAGTCGGGCACGCGCACCCGCTCGCAGTGGCGCCGGGGTTCGACGAGCACGACGGCCGAGCGCACGCCGTCGTGTACGCCGTCATGTACGCCGTCGCGTGCGTCGGCGTCGACGAGTTCTTCATATCGGCGTTCCATCTCTTCAAAATAGAAGAGAATTTCTCTTTATGACGAAGGTGTCGGTCGATCCGCAGGCGGCTCGAAGGCTACGCGGAGGTTCGCTCCGACGCGCCCTCGACGGATGCGTCGGGCACCGGCGACTCGTCGCGCACCTCGGTGCGGAGGATGCGCACCGACTGGCCGAGGCTCCGCGCGAGCGCGGGGATCTTGGGCGCCCCGAAGAGCAGCAGGATGACCGCGACGACGATGAGCGCGTGCCATCCGTTCAGGTTCGCGAACACGAGGACTCCGTTCCCGCCCGGCAGGCCGGCGGCTCTGCCGGGCGATCTCTCTTTCGATGCGCGTTCGGCATCGATATGAACTGCGGGTTGAGCGTAACATGCGATATGTGCGATAGTCATGCACCAGGTGCACACCACTTTCCGGAAACGGATGATCAATGCAGATCGCATCGACCGAACCCACGTTCGCGACATGCTGACCGAGAAGGACCCGCCCCGCGATGCAACTCACCACAGCCCCGCCGAAGAGCGGCCGCCTCTCAGAGCTCGGCTTCATCACCCTGCTCCTCCTCCCCGGCCTCGCGCTGCTCGTCTGCGTCGTGCTCTACCCGCTCCTGCGCTCCCTCGCCTCGGCGTTCTTCACCGAAAGCCTGGTCTTCCCGGGCGTCGAGTGGGCGGGATTCCAGAACATCGCCGACGTCCTCGCCGACGGCTTCGGCGAACTCCTCCTGCAGACGCTCATCTTCACGGTCGGGGCGACCCTGTTCCCCTTCCTCATCGGGTTCGCGCTCGCACTCGTGCTCAACGAGCGCTTCCGGGGCTCACGCCTGCTCCGCGGCGTCTTCCTCATCCCGTGGCTCCTGCCCGGTGTCGTCGTCTCGTTCCTCTGGATGTGGATCTTCGACGCGAACTACGGCGTCCTGAACGGACTCCTCCTGCAGTCGGGCGTCCTCGACTCCCCCGTCCCGTGGCTCTTCCAGACCGACACCGCGCGCGGCGCCCTCATCATCGCGAAGACCTGGAACTCGTTCCCCTGGATCATGGTCATGCTCCTCGCGGGCCTCCAGACCGTGCCCAAGGAACTCCACGAGGCGGCGATGGTCGACGGCGCGGGCGCCGTCCGGCGCTTCCTCACCGTGACGTGGCCGCACGTCCGCGGCGTCGCGGGCCTCGTGCTCCTCCTCGAGTTCATCTGGAACTTCCAGCACTTCGACACGATCTTCGTGCTCACGGGCGGCGGCCCCGCCGGCACGACCGCGACGTTCGCCACCGAGGTGTACGACACCGCCTTCAAGGGCTTCGACCTCGGGCACGCCGGCGCGCTCGGCCTGCTCTGGATGGCGCTGCTCATGATCCTCGTCGTCGTCTACGTGCGCTTCTCGGAGCGCGGAGAGAAGCAGAACGCATGACCGGCATCCTCACCGCCAAGTCCGCGTCGATCGATCCCACGACGGTCGACCCCACGCCGACGCGCGCCGCCGTCGCGGCCGACCCCCGTCGCTCCGACCGTCGACGCGGGCGACCGCGCTGGGCGATCTGGCTCACGCTCCTCGTCGTCGGGGCGTTCGCGTTCCTCCCCGTCTACTGGCTCGTCGTCACCTCGCTCACGCCGAACGCCGACGTGTTCGCGTTCCCGCCGCGGCTCTTCCCGACGACGATCACCTTCGAGCACTACGCCGACGTGCTCGCGAACCCGGCGATCCTCGGCTTCCTCGGGAACAGCATCTGGGTCTCGGCGATCACGGCCGTGCTGTCGGTCGTCGTCTCGATGTACATGGGGTACGCGTTCTCGAAGTTCCGCTTCCGCGGCCGCGCCTCGCTCATGTACTTCGTCCTCTCGAGCCAGATGTTCCCGCAGGCGCTCCTGCTCGTGACGCTCTACGTCGTCTTCGCGCAGTTCGGCCTGCTGAACACGTACCAGGCGCTCGTCATCTCGTTCACGACGTTCACGCTGCCGCTCTGCGTCTGGATGCTCAAGGGCTTCTTCGACGCCCTGCCCGACGAGCTCATCGAGGCCGCGAAGATCGACGGCGCCGGACACTGGCGCACGCTGCACTCGGTCATCCTGCCGCTCGCGGCTCCGGGCCTCGTCGCGGCGGGCCTCTTCGCCTTCGTGCGCGGATGGAACGACTTCATCTTCGCACTCACCCTCGCCGGCCCCGAGAAGCAGACCCTGCCGCCCGGGCTCGTGAACACCTACATCGGCGAGGCATCCACCGCGTGGCCCGAGCTCATGGCGGCGTCGCTCATCACCTCGATCCCCGTCTGCATCGCCTTCATCGCCCTCCAGCGCTTCCTCGTCGGCGGCATCACCGCCGGCGCGGTCAAGGGCTGATCACCCTCATCCGCAGCACCACCCACACCCAGCACCACCACCCCAACCGAGTATCACCAGAGGAGAACCACCATGTCCGCACAGCTCAGTCGGCGCGACCTGCTCCGCTTCAGCGCCATCGGCCTCGGCGCAGCCGCCATCGCGGGCGTCGCCGCAGGATGCGCCCCCGTCGCCGGGGGCGGCGGCGCAGCCGCCCCCTCCAAGACCCCCGCAGGCCCCACCGATTTCTCGTTCGCGTCGTGGGGCATGTCTGAGGATGCCACGAAGGCCGCCCTCGGACCCACGATCTCGTCGTTCGCGAAGAAGGACGGCATCACGATCGACACCCCGAGCTACCCGTTCAACGACTACCTCGGCCAGCTCACGCTGCAGGTCCGCGGCGGCCAGTTCTCGGGCGCGGCCCAGTTGGACGTCGCGTGGCTCGCGAGCCTCGCCGCGCTCGGCAAGCTCACCGACCTCGGCTCGTACGCGAAGGGTCGCGGGTACACGCCGGCCGCCCTGAACGCCGGTCAGTTCGACGGCGTCCAGTACGGTCTGCCGTGGACGATCGCGGCCATCGGCCTCATCACGAACACCGAGCTGTTCGAGAAGGCCGGCGTCTCGAACACCCCCGCGACGATCGACGAGTACGAGGACGCGCTGAAGGCGCTCAAGGGCCTCGGCGTGATCCCCTACGCCGCGTCGACGAAGACCGCCCAGCTCAAGGACTTCATCGTGTGGGCGCAGACGTTCGGCTCGCCCATCGTCGAAGACGGCAAGTGCACGATCGGCGACGCCGCCTCGGTCGACGCCGTCACGTGGTACAAGAAGCTCTACGACCAGGGCCTCATCACGGCCGACGTCGACCGCGGCGCCGCGCGCACGCTCTTCAGCCAGGGCAAGACGGCGATCTACG comes from the Agromyces protaetiae genome and includes:
- a CDS encoding Dyp-type peroxidase translates to MSQGDRVPIDAQQVDAPLSRFAIFLVVTARAGDDALDTVRDVVSGIDDLVKTVGFRDLGGKLSCVVGIGRALWDRLSPGRRPIELHAFPPVRGDVHTAPSTPGDLLFHIRAERQDLCFEFERLLLDSLGDAVAVVDETHGFRYFDARDLLGFVDGTANPIGADLPEASLIGDEDPDFAGGSYVVVQKYLHDLDAWAKLTTEEQEAVIGRTKADNVELDDGPGPQFAHKTLATITDADGTEFDILRDNMPFGRPGQGEFGTYFIGYSRRLWVIQLMIKRMFVGDPPGYYDRILDVSHAVTGTTFFVPSNPVLQALGDDEVVAATEHPDVSPDAPAVGASLGIGSLRDRAPRKEPQP
- a CDS encoding carbohydrate ABC transporter permease, which encodes MTGILTAKSASIDPTTVDPTPTRAAVAADPRRSDRRRGRPRWAIWLTLLVVGAFAFLPVYWLVVTSLTPNADVFAFPPRLFPTTITFEHYADVLANPAILGFLGNSIWVSAITAVLSVVVSMYMGYAFSKFRFRGRASLMYFVLSSQMFPQALLLVTLYVVFAQFGLLNTYQALVISFTTFTLPLCVWMLKGFFDALPDELIEAAKIDGAGHWRTLHSVILPLAAPGLVAAGLFAFVRGWNDFIFALTLAGPEKQTLPPGLVNTYIGEASTAWPELMAASLITSIPVCIAFIALQRFLVGGITAGAVKG
- a CDS encoding endonuclease/exonuclease/phosphatase family protein — protein: MLVISYNLRKHRAISELAALDERHEPDVLCLQECDTTDLAEHVGRLQLAHSTTGNRLGLAMYYRADRYEPRDIKAFALKKSLHDRVLRPAHERLLGARLIDLQHDRREFIVASFHAAPLTALNSLRRHQIRSALGELQFLGPGLPTLMVGDYNYPVFKTNLAEKVQAAGYELTLSDSRTYTRYKFFRGHFDLATSAGLDMRSVRTLPRGSSDHLPILVDAHYHQDHLLPVPEGIDAVI
- a CDS encoding LuxR C-terminal-related transcriptional regulator; this encodes MSDTSLTPRERAVLAAVERRLTNPEIARELFISVRTVESHIAALRRKLDAETRADLIAAGAERHESSVRVPENAFVGRAADLRALGDAVDARHWVTVTGPGGVGKTRLALEFARAGERIPVAVELEHAEPGDVVARISRALDLESAPGTDAAAAVAMSLAAHPYLLVLDNIDRVGAAVGALVARAATAAPDLRVLTTSRTPVGDPAEHVLALSPLGTVGDDAPAVAMFFDRLSAGGFSPARTATDRAHAAHICDRLDGLPLAIELAASVARHLTLAELADRLDRDFATLDRATPRAGTARSRPRSSGAGTS
- a CDS encoding IclR family transcriptional regulator; this translates as MPSERGNNQSVEKAVAVLNVFAGGQPQRVSDVAKATQLGQSTASRLLSTLESVALVERDPVTGLYRLGPDVIALGSVALNQNSLYRGARQTLQNFSADFGLGANVAVRRDDSVMYLVNFDGVNAPRDHTIAGRRDPLHATSMGKCLLLGVAVAERAELLGELIAYTARTITDLDRLNAEVAEVGRRGYAVDVDEFALGRASVATPVRDPSGTVVGAISLSGPASAVRLDERETVLAAALIEAADRIGSSLGYVAAIA
- a CDS encoding family 1 encapsulin nanocompartment shell protein, which codes for MTDHLLRRLAPITSDAWDLLDDEAKDRLPVALGARKLVDFVGPKGWEHSATNLGRVGPVVSAPADRVIARARRVLPLAEVRADFTLVREELVDASRGAADVDLGPLDDAAHAIAAVENAAVFAGWEELGIVGIVPSSPHAPIRHDAGTSSYDDLVASAIATLKHSGIGGPYALALGPDDWTAVVEANEAGGYPLIRHLRDLLGGPIEWVPGLEGGVVLSQRGGDYVLEVGEDLSIGYASHTAETVDLYFEESFSFRVATPEAAVAIFLV
- a CDS encoding twin-arginine translocase TatA/TatE family subunit, with the translated sequence MFANLNGWHALIVVAVILLLFGAPKIPALARSLGQSVRILRTEVRDESPVPDASVEGASERTSA
- a CDS encoding carbohydrate ABC transporter permease, yielding MQLTTAPPKSGRLSELGFITLLLLPGLALLVCVVLYPLLRSLASAFFTESLVFPGVEWAGFQNIADVLADGFGELLLQTLIFTVGATLFPFLIGFALALVLNERFRGSRLLRGVFLIPWLLPGVVVSFLWMWIFDANYGVLNGLLLQSGVLDSPVPWLFQTDTARGALIIAKTWNSFPWIMVMLLAGLQTVPKELHEAAMVDGAGAVRRFLTVTWPHVRGVAGLVLLLEFIWNFQHFDTIFVLTGGGPAGTTATFATEVYDTAFKGFDLGHAGALGLLWMALLMILVVVYVRFSERGEKQNA
- a CDS encoding class I SAM-dependent methyltransferase, which codes for MTATTTITRTDADRELKARHRSMWASGDYPTLASDLIWSLGSRLVEATGVQAGDRVLDVAAGSGNAAIPAALRGADVVASDLAPELFAAGRARAGEAGARLEWREADAEDLPFEDAAFDAAVSCVGMMFAPHHERSAAELVRVVRPGGRFGVLSWTPEGFIGRMFRTMKPYAPPLPEGAQPAPLWGDESHVRGLLGDAVDDVVAVRETIAIDRFGSGAEFRDYFKTHYGPTIAVYTRIADDPAAVAELDDALADLGDEALGDDGRAMHWQYLLVTATKR
- a CDS encoding YybH family protein, translated to MSDRAEFLDWLNGEYTEGERALFNGDDGPRRNTWARSEPVSVLGAWRNAVGREDLIEAFVDLAQSFSDCTEYGLDLISLDVVGDLAYTVGYERVSTSVDGKPRTFTLRSTQVYRRDADGWRVVHRHADSVPSPAE